In the Arthrobacter sp. CDRTa11 genome, ACACTGATCCAGCCCACCAACCAGCCGGCCATTGCCTCGCTTGAGAACCGGGACATCCGCCGTCGGCTGTTTGAAGCCTCCGTCAGCAGGGGAAGCGACGGCGGGAGCTTTGATGTCCTGGAACTGGTCCGGTCGCTGGCGGAACTCCGTGCCGAAAAGGCCGCCCTGCTCGGGTTTGCCAACTACGCGGAACTGGAAGTGGACCGGCAGACCGCTCCCGACTTTGAAGCGGTCCAGGCCATGCTGAACAGGCTGGCACCGGCAGCAGTTCGGAATGCTGACGCCGAAGCGGCGGCCCTTGCGGAGATCGCCGGCCATGCGTTGGAGCCCTGGGATTGGGCCTTCTACTCTGCCAAGGTCCGCCGGGAGCAATACGCCGTCGATGAGCAGGGCCTCCGGCCGTATTTTGAGCTGGACCGCGTGCTCCAGGACGGCGTGTTCCATGCGGCTACATCGCTATATGGGATTACCTTCCACGAACGGAATGACCTTGCGGGCTACCACCCGGACGTCCGCGTCTGGGAGGTCCGGAACGAGGACGGCAGCGGTCTGGGGCTGTTCCTGGGTGACTATTACACCCGGGAGTCCAAGCGGGGCGGGGCCTGGATGAATTCGCTGGTTGAACAGTCCGGCCTGCTGGGTACCCAGGCTGTGGTCATCAACAACCTGAACATTTCCAAGCCGCCTTCCGGAGAACCCACGCTGCTGACGCTGGACGAGCTGCGCACCACTTTCCACGAGTTCGGCCATGCGCTCCACGGCCTGTTCTCCAACGTAGGGTATCCGCGCTTCTCCGGGACTTCAGTCCCCCGGGACTTCGTGGAGTACCCTTCCCAGGTCAACGAGATGTGGATCCTCTGGCCTGAAGTGCTGGGGAATTATGCCCGGCACCATGCCACGGGCGAACCGCTGCCGCAGGACGTCGTGGACAGGCTCAACGAGTCCCGGCTCTGGGGCGAAGGGTTCGCCACTACCGAATATCTGGGTGCAGCGCTGTTGGATCTTGCATGGCACGTGCTGGACAGTAACGGGATCCCTGAGGACGTCCTGGCGTTCGAAGCCAAATCGCTGGCCGCAGCCGGAGTGGCCCATGCCCTGATCCCGCCACGGTACCGGTCGGGGTACTTCCAGCACATCTTCGCCGGGGCCGGCTACGCGGCAGGCTACTACTCCTATATCTGGAGCGAAGTCCTGGACGCGGAAACGGTCGATTGGTTCACGGAGAACGGCGGCCTGACCCGTGCCAACGGAGAGCGCTTCCGCCAGGAGCTGCTGTCCCGCGGCAACAGCCGGGACCCACTGGAGTCGTTCCGCAGCCTTCGAGGCCGCGAAGCCAACCTGGAACCCCTGCTAAAGCGCCGCGGCCTGGAGTAGCCCAGCCCCGCCCCACTTAAAGAAGTACGACGCCGGTCCCCCACCAACAAGGGTGAGGAACCGGCGTCGTACTTCAGAAGCAAACGCCCTTTGGCGAGGGGCGGTGTTATCCGGCAGCGCGCGTAAAAGGGGCCCCGCGCCGCAAGCAGCTACTTAGCTGCCGACAACGCGCGGGGAATAGCGCGCCGAGGATGACGCCGTCCGGCGCCCCCAAGGCGACTAAAGAGGGCGGAAGTTACCAGCCGCGCTCGGCGAGGCGGTGCGGCTGCGGGATCTCGTCGACGTTGATGCCCACCATGGCTTCGCCCAGGCCACGGGAGGCCTTGGCGATAACGTCCGGGTCATCGAAGAAGGTGGTGGCCTTCACGACGGCGGCGGCGCGCTGGGCCGGGTTGCCGGACTTGAAGATGCCGGAGCCGACGAACACGCCGTCGGCGCCGAGCTGCATCATCATCGCCGCGTCCGCAGGGGTGGCGATGCCGCCGGCGGTGAACAGCACCACCGGAAGCTTGCCCGTGAGCGCTACTTCCTTGACCAGTTCATACGGGGCCTGCAGTTCCTTCGCGGCAACGTACAGCTCATCCTCGGGCAGCGAGGAAAGCCTGCGCAGCTCGGCACGGATCTGGCGCATGTGCGTGGTGGCGTTGGAAACGTCACCGGTGCCGGCCTCGCCCTTGGACCGGATCATCGCCGCGCCCTCGTTGATCCGGCGCAGCGCCTCACCAAGGTTGGTGGCACCACAGACGAAGGGAACGGTGAATTCCCACTTGTCGATGTGGTTGGCGTAGTCGGCCGGGGTCAGGACCTCGGACTCGTCAATGTAGTCAACGCCCAGGGACTGCAGGATCTGCGCCTCAACAAAGTGGCCGATCCTGGCCTTGGCCATGACCGGCACGGACACGGCCTCGATGATCTTGTCGATCATGTCCGGATCCGACATCCGGGACACGCCGCCCTGGGCGCGGATATCAGCCGGCACGCGTTCCAGCGCCATCACTGCAACGGCACCGGCGTCTTCGGCGATGCGGGCCTGCTCGACGTTGACGACGTCCATGATGACGCCGCCCTTGAGCATCTCGGCCATGCCGCGCTTGACGCGCTTGCTGCCCGTGACGCTGTTCGCGGACGAACCGGCTTCGCTGCTTACATCAGGTGTAGACACAAAAACCCCTATGGGTAGATAGATGACCTTCGCCGGGCGTGAAAGCGGCATCAAGCTGCCGAAATGAACACGCTCCGGGTTGCCGGATCCATTGACCGGGCAGTTCCAATACTAGTCCCACGGCGGCCAGAGGGCTTAATCACGCCTAATCCGAGGGGGCACTCTCGGCCAGGGCCTGGCGGTGGACTCCCACTATCCGCTGCACCACCGTGACCAGGCTGGCCACGGCCAGCAGGCCCAACGTCACCAACAGCACGACACTTGGCAGGCCGAGGCCCGTAAATCCTGTAACAACCAGGACCGAGACGAGCCTTTCAGCCCGTTCGGCAATACCAACGTTGGCCGTGAACCCCAGCGATTCTGCCTTGGCCCTGGCGTAGGAAACCACCATGCCAAGGACCAGGCAGATCACGGCCGCGGCGCCAATGGCGAAATCGGCGCCACCCGTAAAGAACCAGATGGACAGGCCGGCAAACAGGGCACCGTCTGCGATCCTGTCCAACGTGGAGTCCAGGAAGTTGCCCCATCGGCCCCCGGAGTCGCGCATCCTTGCCATGATGCCGTCCAGCACATCGGAAAAGACGAAGGCGGTGATGAACAGGGTCCCCCACCACAGCTGGCCCAGTGGGTAAAAGACCAGGGCCCCAACCACCACTCCGGCTGTTCCAACCACCGTGACCGCATCAGCAGAGACGCCGATTTTCAGCAGCCAGCGGGCAAGCGGAGTGAACAGAGCGGTAAAAAAGCCGCGTGCGTGCCTATTCAGCA is a window encoding:
- the pgsA gene encoding phosphatidylinositol phosphate synthase — protein: MLNRHARGFFTALFTPLARWLLKIGVSADAVTVVGTAGVVVGALVFYPLGQLWWGTLFITAFVFSDVLDGIMARMRDSGGRWGNFLDSTLDRIADGALFAGLSIWFFTGGADFAIGAAAVICLVLGMVVSYARAKAESLGFTANVGIAERAERLVSVLVVTGFTGLGLPSVVLLVTLGLLAVASLVTVVQRIVGVHRQALAESAPSD
- a CDS encoding M3 family metallopeptidase, with protein sequence MTNTLLTSSTLPYGLPPFADIHSGHYAEAVDAGLAEHLEEIRAIVDNPEPATFRNTAEAMERAGQLLNRASASFFTLVSADASDEIRDLETGLSPRFSAHQDEVFLNRRLFDRFAAIDTADCDPESARLVEDYLKEFRQSGIQLDGPAQERLKAVNAELSRLGTEFGQRVKEGMKSAALLLDSEAELAGLPADDIATAAEAARAAGHPGKFLLTLIQPTNQPAIASLENRDIRRRLFEASVSRGSDGGSFDVLELVRSLAELRAEKAALLGFANYAELEVDRQTAPDFEAVQAMLNRLAPAAVRNADAEAAALAEIAGHALEPWDWAFYSAKVRREQYAVDEQGLRPYFELDRVLQDGVFHAATSLYGITFHERNDLAGYHPDVRVWEVRNEDGSGLGLFLGDYYTRESKRGGAWMNSLVEQSGLLGTQAVVINNLNISKPPSGEPTLLTLDELRTTFHEFGHALHGLFSNVGYPRFSGTSVPRDFVEYPSQVNEMWILWPEVLGNYARHHATGEPLPQDVVDRLNESRLWGEGFATTEYLGAALLDLAWHVLDSNGIPEDVLAFEAKSLAAAGVAHALIPPRYRSGYFQHIFAGAGYAAGYYSYIWSEVLDAETVDWFTENGGLTRANGERFRQELLSRGNSRDPLESFRSLRGREANLEPLLKRRGLE
- the pdxS gene encoding pyridoxal 5'-phosphate synthase lyase subunit PdxS, with translation MSTPDVSSEAGSSANSVTGSKRVKRGMAEMLKGGVIMDVVNVEQARIAEDAGAVAVMALERVPADIRAQGGVSRMSDPDMIDKIIEAVSVPVMAKARIGHFVEAQILQSLGVDYIDESEVLTPADYANHIDKWEFTVPFVCGATNLGEALRRINEGAAMIRSKGEAGTGDVSNATTHMRQIRAELRRLSSLPEDELYVAAKELQAPYELVKEVALTGKLPVVLFTAGGIATPADAAMMMQLGADGVFVGSGIFKSGNPAQRAAAVVKATTFFDDPDVIAKASRGLGEAMVGINVDEIPQPHRLAERGW